One genomic window of Magnolia sinica isolate HGM2019 chromosome 3, MsV1, whole genome shotgun sequence includes the following:
- the LOC131240116 gene encoding uncharacterized protein LOC131240116, with protein MAIATLQKLSSQIPRTPSFKSIITRSSFSSSTSQSKKVSDRIVKLLAIDPDGQRREIVGLSGHTLLKALTNNGLIDPASHRLEEIDACSAECEVNIAQEWLEKLPPPSYDEQYVLMRNARNRVLNKHSRLGCQVVLRPELEGMVVAVPEPKPWDTP; from the coding sequence ATGGCGATCGCCACTCTCCAAAAGCTCTCTTCCCAAATCCCACGCACTCCCTCCTTCAAATCCATCATCACCCGCTCCTCCTTCTCATCCTCAACTTCCCAATCCAAGAAAGTCTCCGATCGCATCGTCAAGCTCTTAGCCATAGATCCCGACGGCCAGAGACGCGAGATCGTGGGCCTCTCCGGCCACACCCTCCTCAAGGCCCTCACAAACAACGGCCTGATCGACCCCGCATCCCACCGCCTCGAGGAGATCGACGCCTGCTCCGCCGAGTGCGAGGTCAACATCGCCCAGGAGTGGCTCGAGAAGCTCCCTCCCCCGTCCTATGACGAGCAGTACGTGCTCATGAGGAACGCCAGGAATCGGGTCCTGAACAAGCACTCGAGGCTTGGGTGCCAGGTCGTGCTGCGCCCGGAGCTCGAAGGGATGGTCGTTGCGGTCCCGGAGCCAAAACCATGGGATACCCCGTAA